A stretch of Campylobacter volucris DNA encodes these proteins:
- a CDS encoding putative motility protein, protein MGEVTNNQASLMLNIATTVMKKTIEANENAVMQVLEGVNANTAPTTTPTNSSGSLDIYA, encoded by the coding sequence ATGGGCGAAGTTACTAACAATCAGGCAAGCTTAATGCTTAACATTGCAACTACTGTGATGAAAAAAACTATAGAAGCAAACGAAAATGCTGTAATGCAAGTACTCGAAGGCGTAAATGCAAACACTGCTCCAACTACTACTCCTACTAATAGTTCAGGATCGCTTGACATTTACGCTTAA
- a CDS encoding NifS family cysteine desulfurase, with the protein MKVYLDNNATTQLAPEAYELMKPFFEENYGNPNSLHQWGSATHPALKEAMDKLYTGLGASDLDDIIITSCATESINWVLKGVYFDQILNKNKNEIIISSVEHPAVAATAMFLKNLGVKVIELGVDHEGIPSVQDLKNAISDKTALVSIMWANNETGMIFPIEEMAQVAHEHGALFHTDATQAVGKIKVNLTKAGVDFASFSAHKFHGPKGVGGLFIKKGLELTPLLHGGEHMGGRRSGTLNVAYIIAMAEALRIANNMLDFENSHIRRLRDKLEDLILTIPDTSVVGDRSRRVPNTILASIKGVEGEAMLWDLNKNGIAASTGSACASEALESNPIMEAIGAENDLAHTALRLSLSRFNTEEEIDYAADQIKKATQRLRQISSTYAYKPQNN; encoded by the coding sequence TTGAAAGTATATTTGGATAATAATGCAACAACACAATTAGCTCCAGAAGCATATGAGCTTATGAAACCTTTTTTTGAAGAAAATTATGGAAATCCAAATAGTCTTCATCAATGGGGCAGTGCAACACACCCTGCTTTAAAAGAGGCTATGGATAAACTTTATACTGGACTTGGAGCAAGTGATTTAGATGATATTATCATCACATCCTGTGCCACTGAGAGTATAAATTGGGTATTAAAAGGTGTATATTTTGATCAAATTTTAAACAAAAATAAAAATGAAATAATCATTTCAAGCGTCGAGCATCCTGCCGTAGCTGCAACAGCTATGTTTTTGAAAAATTTAGGTGTTAAGGTTATAGAGCTTGGAGTTGATCATGAAGGAATCCCAAGCGTACAAGATCTAAAAAATGCAATTTCAGACAAAACAGCTCTTGTAAGCATAATGTGGGCAAATAATGAAACAGGAATGATTTTTCCTATAGAAGAAATGGCTCAAGTTGCTCATGAACATGGAGCATTGTTTCACACAGATGCTACTCAAGCAGTGGGTAAAATAAAAGTAAATTTGACAAAAGCTGGGGTTGATTTTGCCTCATTTTCTGCACATAAATTCCATGGACCAAAAGGAGTTGGAGGATTATTTATAAAAAAAGGTTTAGAACTTACTCCTTTATTGCATGGTGGAGAGCATATGGGAGGAAGAAGAAGTGGAACTTTAAATGTTGCTTATATTATTGCTATGGCAGAAGCTTTAAGAATAGCAAACAATATGCTTGATTTTGAAAATTCCCATATTAGAAGATTAAGAGATAAATTGGAAGATTTAATTTTAACTATACCTGATACTAGCGTGGTAGGAGATAGATCAAGAAGAGTACCAAATACTATTTTAGCTAGTATAAAAGGTGTTGAAGGAGAAGCTATGCTTTGGGATTTAAATAAAAATGGCATAGCAGCAAGCACTGGTTCAGCCTGTGCTAGTGAAGCACTTGAAAGCAATCCTATCATGGAAGCAATTGGCGCAGAAAATGATTTAGCTCATACTGCTTTAAGACTTTCTTTGTCAAGATTTAACACAGAAGAAGAAATCGATTATGCAGCTGATCAAATAAAAAAAGCAACACAAAGATTAAGACAAATTTCAAGCACTTATGCTTATAAGCCACAAAATAATTAA
- a CDS encoding Fe-S cluster assembly scaffold protein IscU gives MAKNNLIGGSIWDEYSNKVQDRMNNPRHMGEFTEDDAKQANAKLIVADFGAESCGDAVRLYWLVDEKTDKIIDAKFKSFGCGTAIASSDTMAELCIGKTVDEAVKITNLDVEFAMRDNPETPAVPPQKMHCSVMAYDVIKQAAAQYKGVNPEDFEDQIIVCECARVSLGTIKEVIKLNDLKSVEEITQYTKAGAFCKSCVKAGGHEKREYYLVDILAQTRAEMDKEKLKEQSKGDLSFDEMTTVGQLKAVEAVLDSDVRPMLHGDGGDLEVIDIQKSDNKNIDIYIRYLGACSGCSSGSGATLYAIENILQEELSPNIRVIPV, from the coding sequence ATGGCAAAAAATAATTTAATTGGTGGATCAATTTGGGATGAATACTCAAATAAAGTTCAAGATAGAATGAATAATCCAAGACATATGGGTGAATTTACAGAAGATGATGCAAAACAAGCAAATGCAAAATTAATCGTAGCTGATTTTGGAGCTGAAAGTTGTGGTGATGCTGTTAGACTTTATTGGCTTGTAGATGAAAAAACGGATAAAATTATAGATGCTAAATTTAAAAGCTTTGGTTGTGGAACAGCTATAGCAAGTAGCGACACCATGGCTGAACTTTGCATAGGAAAAACAGTAGATGAAGCCGTTAAAATCACAAATTTAGATGTAGAATTTGCGATGAGAGATAATCCTGAAACTCCAGCAGTTCCACCTCAAAAAATGCATTGTTCTGTTATGGCTTATGATGTTATAAAACAAGCTGCAGCTCAATACAAAGGAGTTAATCCTGAAGATTTTGAAGATCAAATCATAGTTTGTGAGTGTGCTAGAGTAAGTCTTGGAACAATAAAAGAAGTTATAAAATTAAATGATTTAAAAAGTGTAGAAGAAATCACTCAATATACAAAAGCAGGAGCTTTTTGTAAATCCTGTGTAAAAGCTGGTGGTCACGAAAAAAGAGAATATTATCTAGTAGATATATTAGCCCAAACTCGTGCTGAGATGGATAAAGAAAAATTAAAAGAGCAAAGCAAAGGCGATCTTTCTTTTGATGAAATGACCACGGTTGGACAATTAAAAGCCGTAGAAGCTGTTTTAGATAGCGATGTGCGTCCTATGTTACATGGTGATGGTGGGGATTTAGAAGTAATTGATATTCAAAAAAGCGATAATAAAAATATAGATATATATATTCGTTATTTAGGAGCTTGCAGTGGTTGCTCAAGCGGAAGTGGTGCGACTTTATATGCTATTGAAAACATCTTACAAGAAGAACTTAGCCCAAATATACGCGTTATTCCAGTTTAA